From the Priestia koreensis genome, one window contains:
- a CDS encoding ABC transporter substrate-binding protein: MKFKKASMLSMMLAGALALSACSSSDDTSGGTKKGGDANGKEVTVDIFQFKVEIADQLKALTDEYTKEHPNVKFNVQTVGGGADYGAALKAQFASGNEPDIFNNGGFQEAQTWKEKLEDLSDQPWVKDAYENALVPMTMDGKVYGQPLNLEGYGFIYNKELFDKAGIKELPKTLTELKDVAKQLKDKKITPFSVGYGEWWVLGIHLLNIPFAQQDDPDAFIKSLNDGSGKIAGNPKFEDFMNLFDTTIKYGNKNPLTTDYNTQVTQFASGETAMMQQGNWTQGMITKINPNIKMGFLPIPINDDKEANDKLAVGVPNNWVVNKKAPDADKKAAKDFLNWMVTSDTGKQYVTEKFQFIPAFKNIEAKGLGDLADDIIKYSNEDKTLSWNWFKYPDGATNEFGAAMQAYVGGQKSKNEFLKSLDATWAKLKK, translated from the coding sequence ATGAAATTTAAAAAGGCGTCCATGCTTTCAATGATGCTAGCGGGAGCTCTCGCACTTTCAGCTTGTTCTAGTTCAGACGATACGTCAGGCGGAACAAAAAAAGGCGGAGATGCAAATGGCAAGGAAGTAACGGTTGATATTTTTCAATTTAAGGTTGAAATCGCCGATCAATTGAAAGCGCTAACAGACGAGTATACGAAAGAGCATCCAAACGTAAAGTTTAACGTACAAACGGTTGGAGGCGGTGCAGACTATGGTGCAGCGTTAAAAGCTCAGTTTGCTTCTGGAAATGAGCCGGATATTTTCAATAACGGAGGATTCCAAGAAGCGCAAACGTGGAAAGAAAAGCTAGAAGATTTGTCTGATCAGCCATGGGTAAAGGATGCATATGAAAATGCGTTAGTACCGATGACAATGGACGGAAAAGTATACGGACAGCCGTTAAACCTTGAAGGGTACGGTTTTATCTATAACAAAGAGCTTTTTGATAAAGCAGGCATTAAAGAACTTCCAAAAACGTTAACAGAGTTAAAAGACGTAGCAAAACAGCTTAAAGACAAAAAAATCACGCCGTTCTCTGTTGGATACGGTGAGTGGTGGGTACTTGGGATTCACTTGTTGAACATCCCATTTGCACAGCAAGATGATCCAGATGCGTTCATTAAATCACTAAATGATGGTTCTGGTAAAATTGCTGGAAATCCAAAATTCGAAGACTTCATGAACCTATTTGATACTACTATCAAATACGGAAATAAAAATCCATTAACAACGGATTACAACACGCAAGTAACGCAATTTGCTTCTGGTGAAACAGCTATGATGCAACAAGGGAACTGGACGCAAGGAATGATTACTAAAATCAATCCAAACATCAAAATGGGCTTCTTACCAATCCCAATTAATGATGACAAAGAAGCAAATGATAAGCTAGCTGTAGGCGTACCTAACAACTGGGTAGTAAATAAAAAAGCGCCAGATGCAGACAAAAAAGCGGCAAAAGACTTCTTAAACTGGATGGTTACATCTGACACAGGAAAACAATACGTGACAGAGAAATTCCAATTCATTCCAGCATTCAAAAACATTGAAGCAAAAGGTCTAGGCGACCTAGCGGATGATATTATCAAATACTCAAACGAAGACAAAACGCTCTCTTGGAACTGGTTCAAATATCCAGATGGCGCAACAAACGAATTTGGTGCAGCAATGCAAGCATACGTTGGCGGCCAAAAATCCAAAAATGAATTCCTAAAATCTCTAGATGCAACATGGGCTAAACTGAAAAAATAA
- a CDS encoding sensor histidine kinase, whose translation MIWSIRKKLIIFLLLATVIPFTISNILTYHYTKESVRERFITTNSDVMKNGSNDLTNYLTDIAQTSSRLYGYHPFIKVLQEGVISDIGNNQQEINRTLLYLYNMKPEIEQIHLYIQKGHDSFTIYNAKVSSRGKYEEVYKHPYYSRLREGTSYFNIEPTHPIYSYNHLSTISEKNHENVLSFHELINEIPTDRVLGFLSIDVNLSHLSSISNRLFEQSSQDFYLMNDDGTIVYSSDPAQMGEKNKAGWFQQVKRAKSGTHSMDWKDKEFSGVMMYNHLSGKFKDWYVVKQVPYESLYADARKTALINILIGMISLVFVILATMLVSIKFTSPIKVLIKNMKRVEQGKFEVDFKSLGNDEFGTLGKHFTSMVETINDLIEREYKLEIENKSTQLRVLQSQVNPHFLYNTLQSIGTLALRHKVISIYTLLTSLSNIMRYSMNMREDTVLLSQEVQHVKSYLQLQKQRFDKRFEYDLLIDDEALGVRMPKMILQPLVENSFKHGLEQTTKPMKIEVKAYLYSEKRIRIVVQDTGKGMTQKELDELQKALQMEAKAGQQIGLKNTYDRLKLYYGDDAVMKVKGEPNEGFIVLIDIPLKIDKEVNSV comes from the coding sequence ATGATATGGAGCATTCGTAAAAAACTAATCATTTTTCTCTTATTAGCAACAGTGATACCGTTTACAATATCCAATATTTTAACCTATCATTATACGAAAGAATCTGTTCGAGAACGTTTCATTACAACCAACTCTGACGTCATGAAGAACGGCAGCAACGATTTGACCAACTACCTGACCGATATTGCGCAAACGTCTTCACGTTTATACGGCTATCATCCCTTTATCAAAGTGTTACAAGAAGGCGTCATTAGCGATATTGGAAACAACCAGCAAGAAATTAATCGAACGCTACTATACTTATACAATATGAAACCGGAAATTGAACAAATTCACTTATACATTCAAAAAGGCCATGATTCCTTTACCATCTATAATGCCAAAGTAAGTAGTCGCGGAAAGTACGAAGAAGTCTACAAACACCCGTACTATTCAAGGCTAAGGGAGGGAACATCCTATTTTAATATTGAACCAACGCATCCTATATACAGCTACAACCACCTATCGACGATTTCAGAAAAGAACCATGAAAATGTACTGAGCTTTCATGAACTCATTAATGAAATTCCGACCGATCGGGTGCTAGGATTTTTATCAATAGACGTCAACCTCTCACATTTATCGTCTATCTCGAACCGATTATTTGAGCAATCATCTCAGGATTTTTACTTGATGAATGATGACGGAACGATTGTTTATTCATCTGATCCCGCCCAAATGGGGGAGAAAAATAAAGCAGGGTGGTTTCAGCAGGTTAAGAGAGCAAAGTCAGGTACACACAGCATGGACTGGAAGGACAAAGAATTTTCAGGCGTGATGATGTACAACCACCTATCAGGAAAGTTTAAAGATTGGTACGTCGTGAAGCAGGTTCCATATGAATCGCTCTACGCGGATGCTAGAAAAACAGCGCTCATAAACATTTTGATCGGAATGATCTCCCTCGTATTCGTTATTTTAGCGACGATGCTCGTATCAATTAAATTTACATCACCAATTAAAGTTTTAATTAAAAACATGAAAAGAGTAGAACAAGGCAAGTTCGAGGTGGATTTTAAATCCCTCGGAAACGATGAATTTGGAACGCTTGGGAAGCATTTCACCTCTATGGTCGAAACGATTAATGATTTAATTGAACGCGAATATAAACTAGAAATTGAAAATAAATCTACACAGCTAAGGGTTTTACAGTCACAAGTAAATCCACATTTTCTCTATAATACGCTACAGTCGATTGGAACGCTAGCTCTCCGGCATAAAGTCATTTCGATTTATACGCTGTTAACGTCACTCTCAAACATTATGAGATATAGCATGAACATGAGGGAAGATACGGTCTTGTTATCACAGGAAGTACAGCACGTAAAATCGTATTTACAGCTACAAAAACAGCGGTTCGATAAGCGTTTTGAATATGATCTTCTAATTGATGATGAGGCTCTTGGTGTACGAATGCCTAAAATGATTTTACAGCCATTAGTTGAAAATTCATTTAAGCACGGGCTTGAACAAACGACGAAACCGATGAAAATCGAAGTTAAAGCGTATCTTTACTCTGAGAAACGAATTCGAATCGTCGTGCAAGACACGGGCAAAGGAATGACTCAAAAAGAACTGGATGAACTTCAAAAAGCGTTACAAATGGAAGCGAAGGCTGGACAACAAATTGGATTAAAAAATACGTACGACCGCTTGAAGCTGTACTACGGGGACGACGCGGTGATGAAAGTAAAAGGCGAACCGAACGAAGGATTTATCGTACTCATTGACATACCGTTGAAAATAGACAAAGAGGTGAATTCTGTATGA
- a CDS encoding response regulator — protein MRALIVDDEQHVREGIRLLGEWEQHQITQLLEAENGEEAIHLIELYKPEIIFTDMKMPQMDGISLLEWIKSNHPRSKTIVVTGYDDYHYMRKAIHFGSADYILKPVDPEILNHTISNAVTEWKKEQAERQRDNSSYQLINEMKPLYRDRKLTQLMNNQKVNQSTVEEFGFHLSQRYQVAIIRVDLHIIQVFQGDRDLAYFSILNVMNEILQKKQCGVAFRYLSNKGEIVLIMWDHLSEFIHILQTIHHTIKRTMEVTCLMAVGTVVDSADKLMNSYEHAKQVMLSTNVFDMKAEKTYEENEKLAVGHVLHLIDYSTQIEDAIQFGDIQLFSTIIEQIMMTFREANYLALGQLLHIEKEYQLMSFHAYKNYRTPFKLREQNEKVIELFYDDFGHFQIDRYIEWKKREIALFLKITKRETKKKNRDVIYEIEQFLQQNFVRDVKLQEISDRFYLSREYISRRFKQQFNENISDYLVKIRMQKAKHLLQNEQLKVYEVANMTGYQDDKYFRKVFKKIEGITPNEYRSSYLKSRSH, from the coding sequence ATGAGAGCTTTAATCGTAGATGATGAACAGCATGTTAGAGAAGGTATTCGCTTATTAGGAGAATGGGAACAGCACCAAATTACACAGCTTCTTGAAGCAGAAAATGGCGAAGAAGCGATTCACCTTATTGAGCTGTATAAGCCAGAAATCATTTTTACCGATATGAAGATGCCTCAGATGGACGGCATTAGCTTATTAGAATGGATTAAAAGCAATCATCCGAGAAGCAAAACGATTGTTGTGACAGGGTATGACGATTATCACTATATGCGAAAGGCGATTCACTTTGGCAGTGCCGATTATATTTTAAAGCCAGTTGACCCTGAAATTCTGAATCATACCATTTCCAATGCCGTAACAGAATGGAAGAAAGAGCAGGCAGAGCGCCAGCGAGATAACAGCAGCTATCAGCTGATTAACGAAATGAAGCCGCTATACAGAGATCGTAAGCTAACACAGCTAATGAACAATCAGAAGGTGAATCAATCAACCGTCGAGGAGTTTGGATTTCATTTATCACAGCGTTATCAGGTAGCGATCATTCGAGTTGATTTGCATATTATTCAGGTGTTCCAAGGTGACCGAGATCTTGCGTATTTTTCTATTTTAAACGTAATGAACGAAATTTTGCAGAAGAAGCAGTGTGGAGTTGCCTTTCGCTACTTGTCCAACAAGGGAGAAATTGTGCTGATTATGTGGGATCATCTCTCTGAGTTTATTCACATTCTGCAGACGATTCATCATACCATCAAGCGTACAATGGAAGTGACTTGTTTAATGGCGGTTGGTACGGTGGTTGATTCGGCAGATAAGCTAATGAACTCGTACGAGCATGCAAAACAGGTCATGCTTTCAACGAATGTGTTTGATATGAAGGCAGAAAAAACTTATGAAGAAAACGAGAAGCTCGCCGTAGGTCATGTTCTTCATCTTATTGATTATTCTACTCAAATAGAGGATGCCATTCAATTCGGAGACATTCAATTGTTTTCGACGATCATTGAACAAATTATGATGACGTTTAGAGAAGCAAATTATTTAGCGCTTGGTCAGCTTTTGCATATAGAAAAAGAGTATCAGCTCATGAGCTTTCATGCATATAAAAATTATCGTACACCGTTTAAATTACGAGAACAAAATGAAAAAGTGATCGAACTGTTCTACGATGATTTTGGTCATTTTCAGATTGATCGTTATATTGAGTGGAAAAAACGAGAAATTGCGCTGTTTCTAAAAATTACGAAACGAGAAACAAAAAAGAAAAATCGCGACGTTATTTATGAAATTGAACAATTTCTTCAGCAAAACTTTGTGCGGGATGTGAAGCTTCAAGAAATCTCTGATCGCTTTTATTTAAGTAGAGAATACATTTCAAGGCGATTTAAGCAACAATTTAATGAAAATATTTCCGATTACCTTGTGAAAATTCGCATGCAAAAGGCGAAGCATCTTCTTCAAAATGAACAGCTGAAGGTATATGAAGTAGCGAATATGACGGGTTATCAAGATGATAAGTATTTTCGGAAAGTATTTAAAAAGATCGAAGGTATTACACCAAATGAATATCGCTCTTCTTATTTAAAAAGCCGCTCCCATTGA
- a CDS encoding YpzG family protein has translation MSYKDQLDPHSELFYHNWTRPKHAKSQVNGHTRISQKNIILRSDAKAHRW, from the coding sequence ATGAGTTATAAAGATCAGTTAGATCCGCACTCAGAGCTTTTTTACCATAATTGGACGAGACCAAAGCACGCGAAGTCTCAAGTGAACGGTCACACAAGGATATCTCAAAAGAACATCATTTTACGCAGTGATGCGAAAGCCCATCGCTGGTAA
- a CDS encoding LysE family translocator has translation MGVLLSYILLGLSLAAPIGPINAAQLDKGIKNGFWHSWFLGMGATFVDILYMLAVYIGAVSFLSNEFIKLFLFAFGCFVLIYTGVEGLISAGKINRDSRAKGDTILKCFFSGFFLSITNPLTILFWIGIYGSVLAKTASTYGEKQLLLYSGAMFIGIFAWDVTMAALASTFRRYLAANVLIGVSVVSGLSLVGFGLYFGWQALQLLLH, from the coding sequence ATGGGGGTTTTACTTAGCTATATTTTATTAGGACTATCCCTTGCAGCACCAATTGGCCCAATTAATGCTGCACAGTTGGATAAGGGAATTAAAAATGGGTTTTGGCATTCCTGGTTCTTAGGAATGGGCGCCACATTTGTTGATATATTATACATGCTGGCAGTATACATAGGGGCCGTAAGTTTTTTGAGCAATGAATTCATCAAACTGTTCTTATTTGCTTTCGGATGCTTTGTACTCATCTATACGGGTGTTGAAGGACTGATAAGTGCGGGGAAAATTAATCGAGATAGCCGAGCGAAGGGTGATACAATACTGAAATGCTTTTTTTCAGGCTTTTTTCTTTCCATAACCAACCCGTTAACTATTTTGTTTTGGATTGGAATTTATGGTTCGGTTCTAGCGAAGACAGCTTCTACTTATGGGGAAAAACAGCTGTTGCTTTATAGTGGGGCGATGTTTATTGGGATTTTTGCCTGGGACGTTACAATGGCAGCTTTGGCTAGTACGTTTCGTCGCTATTTAGCAGCAAACGTCCTCATTGGTGTCTCCGTTGTTTCAGGTTTGTCCCTTGTTGGATTCGGCCTATACTTTGGGTGGCAAGCGCTTCAGTTATTGCTACATTAG
- a CDS encoding amino acid permease has translation MKKNAECASGKEGQLAWWQLSLIGVGCTIGTGYFLGSSIAVRSAGPAVLIAFIIAACCTFIVFEALAKMSAEDPQKGSFRSYAKKAFGRWAGFSSGWVYWSAEMLIMGSQLTAVSLFTRFWFPNVPLWIFASIYAVLAIGVVLIGTKGFERCENIFAVTKVSAIFMFIILAALALLGFLDEGAREEFPRTAETIFPHGFTGLWGGLLYAFYAFGGIEVLGIMTMRLKDKKDASKAGTVMLLLLVTIYLASLALAISIVPYHGFHENQSPFITALETYHLPFFPHVFNGAMIIAGFSTMSASFFSVTTMLVTLSEEGDAPKVFAPKKKGKFQFPLSAMLLTTCGLIVSIVFSLLLPGKIYEYITTAAGLMLLYNWLFILFSYPRLMKLTMWGKIKRIVAMLLILLAVTGTLADEASRPGLFVSIGFLAIIALVILKVRSHWKTEAPAS, from the coding sequence ATGAAAAAAAATGCCGAATGTGCAAGTGGAAAAGAAGGACAACTAGCGTGGTGGCAGCTGTCACTCATTGGGGTAGGCTGTACGATCGGGACAGGTTACTTTCTTGGCTCGAGTATTGCCGTTCGATCAGCTGGTCCTGCTGTACTCATTGCGTTCATTATAGCTGCTTGCTGTACGTTTATCGTTTTTGAAGCTTTAGCGAAAATGAGTGCAGAAGATCCACAGAAAGGTTCATTTCGCTCGTATGCGAAAAAAGCCTTTGGTCGATGGGCCGGATTTAGCAGTGGATGGGTCTATTGGAGCGCGGAAATGCTTATTATGGGAAGTCAGCTAACCGCGGTGTCGCTATTCACTCGCTTTTGGTTTCCGAACGTTCCTCTTTGGATCTTTGCTTCTATTTATGCGGTTCTTGCGATTGGTGTTGTATTAATCGGGACGAAAGGCTTTGAGCGATGTGAAAACATTTTTGCTGTGACGAAAGTATCCGCTATTTTTATGTTTATTATTTTAGCTGCGTTGGCACTGTTAGGCTTTTTGGATGAGGGGGCAAGAGAAGAATTCCCTAGAACAGCTGAGACTATTTTTCCTCATGGATTTACAGGATTGTGGGGAGGACTTTTATATGCTTTTTATGCCTTCGGTGGAATCGAAGTTTTAGGCATTATGACAATGAGACTAAAGGATAAAAAGGATGCTTCAAAAGCAGGAACGGTTATGCTGCTCTTACTAGTCACGATTTATTTAGCATCTCTAGCGCTTGCGATATCAATTGTTCCTTACCATGGATTTCATGAAAATCAAAGCCCGTTTATCACGGCCCTAGAAACGTATCATTTACCGTTTTTCCCCCATGTTTTTAACGGGGCGATGATTATTGCAGGATTTTCCACGATGTCTGCTTCTTTCTTTTCCGTAACAACGATGCTTGTTACGCTTTCTGAAGAAGGAGATGCGCCAAAAGTTTTTGCTCCTAAAAAGAAAGGGAAATTTCAGTTCCCACTTTCGGCGATGCTTTTGACGACGTGTGGACTCATCGTCTCGATTGTGTTTTCACTGCTTCTACCGGGGAAAATTTACGAATATATTACGACCGCCGCAGGGCTGATGCTGTTATATAACTGGCTGTTTATTTTATTTTCCTATCCGCGTCTGATGAAATTGACCATGTGGGGGAAAATAAAACGTATCGTCGCCATGTTGCTCATCCTTTTGGCCGTCACAGGAACTCTAGCAGACGAGGCAAGTCGCCCAGGTTTATTTGTCAGTATCGGTTTTTTAGCCATCATTGCGCTCGTTATTTTAAAAGTTCGTTCTCATTGGAAAACGGAAGCACCCGCTTCATAA
- a CDS encoding GNAT family N-acetyltransferase gives MKYNKDEKTIETKRLRLRLFQQTDAETVTDMCNNYNLYKNTLYLPYPYTLEDATHWIKTQQQQFVENRHFEFAVTNKESGELYGAIALSNQQVFDHGELAYWIGEKHWGNGYATEAAKALVEFAFDEKGYHKVFARYFDFNEASGKVLEKIGMRKEGILREHVKKDGSYVDLVYMGMINL, from the coding sequence ATGAAGTACAATAAAGATGAAAAAACGATTGAAACAAAGCGTCTGCGGCTTCGTTTATTTCAACAAACTGATGCCGAAACCGTAACAGATATGTGCAATAACTATAATCTCTATAAAAATACGCTGTATTTGCCTTATCCATATACCCTTGAGGATGCAACCCACTGGATTAAGACTCAACAGCAGCAGTTTGTTGAGAACAGGCATTTTGAGTTTGCTGTGACGAATAAGGAGAGTGGTGAGCTATACGGAGCTATCGCGTTATCTAATCAGCAAGTCTTTGATCACGGGGAGTTGGCATATTGGATTGGAGAAAAGCATTGGGGGAACGGTTATGCGACGGAAGCTGCAAAGGCTTTAGTCGAATTTGCTTTTGATGAAAAGGGGTATCATAAAGTCTTTGCGCGTTATTTTGATTTCAATGAGGCATCTGGAAAAGTACTGGAGAAGATTGGCATGAGAAAGGAAGGGATCTTACGGGAGCATGTAAAAAAAGACGGAAGCTATGTGGACCTTGTCTATATGGGAATGATAAATCTGTAA
- the yhfH gene encoding protein YhfH — protein MLVKMSEFFRNLPKKRCMECNEEMEEQHECYGNKCDKCLHQQ, from the coding sequence ATGTTAGTTAAAATGTCAGAATTTTTTAGAAATTTGCCAAAGAAACGATGCATGGAGTGTAACGAAGAAATGGAAGAACAACACGAGTGCTACGGAAATAAATGTGATAAATGCTTGCATCAGCAATAA
- a CDS encoding MBL fold metallo-hydrolase gives MKVTVVGYWGGYPAQGEATSGYLFEHNGFSLLVDCGSGVLAQLQKYIQPTDLDAVILSHYHHDHVADVGVLQYARQIHYYLGNQTKELPFYGHTEDKKGFESLTHKGFTKGVVYDPETSLTVGPFTISFLKTKHPVPCYAMRITAGNETVVYTADSSYQQEFIDFAKDADLLISECNFYGHQDGTSAGHMTSKENGHIAHEANVKKLILTHLPHYGEHAQLIDEAKEFFNGDIELAKCGVVFDK, from the coding sequence ATGAAGGTTACTGTAGTAGGCTATTGGGGCGGATACCCGGCACAAGGAGAAGCAACGTCCGGCTACTTATTTGAACATAACGGCTTTTCACTATTAGTGGACTGTGGTAGTGGTGTACTAGCACAGCTTCAGAAGTATATTCAACCAACGGATTTAGATGCGGTCATTTTGTCTCATTATCATCACGATCACGTTGCAGATGTGGGCGTTCTGCAGTATGCTCGACAAATTCATTACTATTTAGGAAATCAAACGAAAGAACTTCCTTTTTACGGGCATACGGAAGACAAAAAAGGGTTTGAATCGCTAACACACAAGGGATTTACAAAAGGTGTTGTCTATGATCCAGAAACGTCACTGACAGTAGGGCCGTTTACGATTTCCTTTTTAAAGACGAAGCATCCTGTTCCGTGTTATGCAATGCGTATTACGGCTGGCAACGAAACCGTTGTTTATACCGCAGATTCTAGTTATCAACAAGAATTCATTGACTTTGCGAAGGATGCGGACTTGTTAATTAGCGAATGTAATTTTTACGGTCATCAAGACGGAACGAGTGCTGGACATATGACTAGTAAAGAAAATGGTCATATTGCGCACGAAGCAAACGTAAAAAAACTCATCTTAACACACCTTCCACATTACGGTGAGCACGCCCAGCTTATTGACGAAGCCAAAGAATTTTTTAACGGTGATATTGAACTAGCGAAATGCGGCGTTGTTTTTGATAAATAG
- a CDS encoding lipoate--protein ligase, which yields MLYIDNQNITDPRINLAIEEYALKNLDINESYLLFYINEPSIIIGKNQNTVEEINTKYVDDNNIHVVRRLSGGGAVYHDLGNLNFSFITKDDGNSFHNFKKFTEPVIEALKRLGVNAELSGRNDILAEGRKISGNAQFSTRGRMFSHGTLLFDSEMDHVVSALRVKKDKIESKGIKSIRSRVANISEFLEEKVTIEEFKKLILAYIFDGEDNIQEYKLTEADWANIHQLSKERYQNWEWNYGKSPKFNLQHSHRFPVGQIDVRLEVNRGTIENCKIYGDFFGVGDVNEIEERLIGKRYERAAIAEAVEDVEINHYFGNITKDEFIDLVY from the coding sequence ATGTTATATATTGATAATCAAAATATTACAGACCCACGAATTAACCTTGCAATTGAGGAGTATGCACTAAAGAACTTAGACATCAACGAGTCCTATTTGCTGTTTTATATTAATGAGCCTTCAATTATCATTGGTAAAAATCAAAATACAGTGGAAGAAATCAATACAAAGTATGTGGACGATAATAACATTCATGTTGTACGTCGACTGTCTGGTGGAGGGGCCGTTTACCATGACCTTGGAAACTTGAACTTTAGCTTTATTACAAAGGATGATGGGAATAGCTTCCACAATTTTAAAAAGTTCACAGAGCCTGTTATTGAAGCGTTAAAACGCCTTGGTGTAAATGCTGAACTTAGCGGACGTAACGATATTTTAGCAGAAGGTCGTAAAATTTCAGGGAATGCACAGTTCTCTACACGTGGCCGTATGTTCAGTCATGGTACATTGTTGTTTGATTCGGAGATGGATCATGTTGTTTCAGCTCTTCGTGTGAAGAAGGATAAAATTGAGTCAAAAGGTATTAAGTCCATTCGTAGCCGTGTAGCAAACATTAGTGAATTCTTAGAAGAGAAAGTAACGATCGAAGAATTTAAAAAGCTGATTCTTGCCTACATCTTTGACGGTGAAGATAACATTCAGGAGTACAAGCTTACAGAGGCGGACTGGGCGAATATTCATCAGCTATCGAAAGAGCGCTATCAAAACTGGGAATGGAATTACGGAAAGTCTCCAAAATTCAACCTGCAGCATTCTCATCGCTTCCCTGTTGGGCAAATCGATGTACGCCTTGAAGTGAACCGTGGCACGATTGAAAACTGCAAAATTTACGGAGATTTCTTCGGGGTTGGAGACGTGAATGAAATTGAAGAACGTCTCATCGGAAAGCGCTATGAGCGCGCAGCAATTGCAGAGGCAGTTGAAGACGTGGAAATTAATCATTACTTCGGTAACATTACGAAAGACGAGTTCATTGATTTAGTTTATTAA
- a CDS encoding fatty acid--CoA ligase family protein, whose product MDLSLQLHVTALENVEKTAYIFQDQPVTYGQLDAQITRFANGLKSLGVEKGDHIALLLGNSPHFIIGLYGALRIGARVIPINPIYTPDEIGYILHNGDVKVVIALDKLLPFFDQLTAKVPNVQHVILCESSSESEIEETHEKMKSFTSVMHRGTDQYDFPEISEQEVAIILYTSGTTGKPKGAMLTHHNLYRNAKDVADFLHINHTDRVVATLPMFHVFGLTVSLNAPLMNGGIVLVVPKFSPAEVFRLIKEYEATIFVGVPTMYNFLLNIPNVSAEQTKSLRLCISGGSAMPVALLQSFEQKFQVVVSEGYGLSEASPVTCFNPLDRPRKAGSIGTSIANVQNKVVNEFGEEVAAGEVGELIVRGPNVMKGYYNMPEETAHAIRDGWLYTGDLAKMDDEGYFYIVDRKKDLIIVGGFNVYPREVEEVLYRHPDVSEVAVLGIPHPDQGEAVKCFVVVKNQETTKEELIRYCSEHLAKYKVPYDIEFLDELPKNTTGKILRRSLKQQLLNK is encoded by the coding sequence GTGGATTTATCATTACAACTTCACGTGACAGCGTTAGAAAATGTAGAGAAAACCGCATATATTTTTCAAGATCAGCCGGTAACATACGGTCAATTAGATGCTCAAATTACAAGGTTTGCAAACGGGTTAAAAAGTTTAGGGGTAGAAAAAGGGGATCATATCGCACTATTGCTAGGAAATTCTCCACACTTCATTATTGGGTTGTACGGGGCACTGCGAATAGGGGCGCGAGTGATACCGATTAATCCCATTTACACACCAGATGAGATCGGCTACATTTTACATAATGGGGATGTAAAAGTAGTGATTGCACTGGACAAGCTGTTGCCATTTTTTGATCAGCTTACAGCTAAAGTACCAAACGTTCAACACGTGATTTTATGTGAGAGTTCTTCTGAATCAGAAATTGAAGAAACGCACGAAAAAATGAAATCGTTTACAAGTGTTATGCACAGAGGAACAGATCAGTACGACTTCCCTGAAATTAGTGAGCAGGAAGTTGCGATTATTTTATATACGTCAGGTACGACAGGAAAACCAAAGGGTGCGATGCTAACGCATCATAATCTGTATCGCAATGCGAAAGATGTGGCAGATTTTCTTCACATTAATCATACCGATCGTGTTGTTGCGACGCTTCCGATGTTTCACGTTTTCGGTCTAACGGTTTCGTTGAACGCGCCGCTTATGAACGGTGGAATTGTATTGGTTGTGCCAAAGTTTAGTCCTGCAGAAGTATTTCGTTTAATTAAGGAATACGAAGCGACGATTTTTGTCGGTGTTCCGACGATGTATAACTTCTTGCTGAACATTCCAAACGTATCCGCTGAGCAAACGAAAAGCTTACGACTATGTATTTCAGGTGGATCAGCTATGCCTGTCGCACTACTACAAAGCTTTGAGCAAAAGTTTCAGGTTGTGGTTTCAGAAGGATATGGATTATCAGAAGCATCGCCTGTTACATGCTTTAATCCGCTTGACCGTCCGCGAAAGGCAGGATCTATTGGGACATCAATTGCCAATGTCCAAAACAAAGTAGTGAACGAATTCGGTGAAGAAGTAGCAGCTGGTGAGGTAGGAGAGCTTATTGTACGAGGACCTAATGTGATGAAGGGATATTACAATATGCCGGAAGAAACCGCACACGCGATTCGCGATGGCTGGCTGTACACAGGCGATTTGGCGAAAATGGATGACGAAGGATACTTCTATATTGTCGATCGAAAAAAGGATTTAATTATTGTAGGAGGATTTAACGTCTATCCAAGAGAAGTAGAAGAAGTGTTGTATCGTCATCCTGATGTATCAGAGGTCGCTGTTCTTGGAATTCCACATCCTGATCAAGGTGAAGCCGTGAAATGTTTTGTTGTGGTGAAAAATCAAGAAACTACAAAAGAAGAGCTTATTCGTTATTGCAGTGAGCATTTAGCGAAATATAAAGTGCCTTACGATATCGAATTTTTAGATGAGCTTCCGAAAAATACGACAGGGAAAATTTTAAGACGATCATTAAAACAACAGCTGTTAAATAAATAA